CCTGCCGGCTGCGCCTGATCTTCTCCGGTATGTTGCCAAAAGCGTTCTCCATAGTAGTCACCTTTCAGTCGTAGTTTGCCCGTCTCATTCGATACGGTGATGTAATCAAAGTCTTTCTTGTTGTCGTGGCCGATCTTCTCGATCTTGAGCCCCATCTCTTCGAGCAACGCTATCACTTCGTTTTGCGAAGTGATAAGTCCGGCGGCCGCCATCTCTTCGATATAAGCGTCCATTGCATCCTGTGCCTCTTCTCTCCCTTTCTTCCGTTTGAAATCAAAGGGCTTCTGCCCGTGATCTTCTCTCCATCGGTTGATGCGCTCCACTTCCGCACGGCTCTTCTGGGCCGGGGTGCGCGGTCTATCGGCGGCCCTGGTGAGGTCGTGTTTGGCATCGAGGTAGTCCACGATGGCCTCTTTGCGCGTCCTGTCGGCCTTGTCATAGTAGATTTTCAGCTGCGTGCCCGTCAAAAGGTTGAGCTTGGGAATACGGATGTGATAATGCAGATGATCGGTGTCGGTGTGCTCGACGATATCGACATGGTACTCGTCCTCTCTGTACCCACGCATGAAAAGGGAGACGAACTCTTTGGCTATCTCTCGGCCTTCCTTTGGGGTGATGTGGGTGTCTAAATTTGAAAAAGAGAGGACCATCCTCACATACTGGCCGTTCTTATAGCGGGTCGTCTTACAGATCTCGTCGCCAAGATCAGTGTCGCCGGCAATCAGCGTCGCCCCTGGGCGAAGCGTCGCGCCGTTCTTGAAGAGCGTGTACTCGCTCCACCCGCTGTTCCCGCTGCCGATCTGGACGATCATGGCCGAAACCTCTTCAGCTCCTCCTCGATGCCGACCAGGGCATCGAGGGCGGCACGGTCGATCGCCTTGTTCGCGTTGACGTAGCGGGCGATCTGGTTGATGTTGGTGCCGATCCTCTTCAGCTCATAGAGCATGGCCAGACGGATCTCGTCCTGGTTGCGGTCGCGTCGGTCGGGGATGCCGACGCCGACCGACTGCCGGAAGAGTTCCGCCATGCTGATCTCACTGGCAATCGCTTCGCGTTCAAGTCGGTCGTAGTCCTCTGGTCGGAGATTGACTTTGACCTGGCGATACTTCGGCATACTTCCTCCTCGATGATGGGCGCGGTAGATGGGGGTTGGGGTCAAGGGGCAGGGGGGCGACCCCCTGAACCCCTTACCTGGGTTGGGTCGAGGAAGGGGCGGAGCGCCCTACCCCTCGCAAGGCGTGTCGAGGCGCCAGCCGTCCGCGTCAGCGGCGACCCCCAAATCCCGGCTCCGTTAGGAGTGGGACTTTGGGTAGCCTTGCTTATACTATCCTCACCGTGCTGTACTGACACCATTATACCATACTCCAGATTATGCGCTCATTTCGTTTTTGGAATGATGTTATCATATCGTTATCGCTCTATCTGTATTCAATTCGTTTTTGTTTTGATGATGTCATTTCTTTATTGTTCTAATTGTATTCATTTCATTTTGTTTTTGATACTATCATCTCATTTTACTATTGAACGTTCATTACGTTTATATTTTGATATGCTCATCTCATATCATAAATGACGGTTCAAATCGTATATGTTATAACTATATTCAAATCATAAGCG
The sequence above is drawn from the Hydrogenimonas cancrithermarum genome and encodes:
- the mobC gene encoding plasmid mobilization relaxosome protein MobC → MTPTPIYRAHHRGGSMPKYRQVKVNLRPEDYDRLEREAIASEISMAELFRQSVGVGIPDRRDRNQDEIRLAMLYELKRIGTNINQIARYVNANKAIDRAALDALVGIEEELKRFRP